The genomic stretch GTTCAGATGAAATCGGGGAATTTGCCAAGGTTTTTAATCGCATGGCGGCACAGATGGAAACCAAAACCGCCACCCTTGAAGCTCGTGATATTCAGTTTGCCCTGCAATCCCTTGATCGCGTTTTAGTAAATACTACCGATCAATACAAATTGATTAAGGCAAGTCTAGAAGAGATCTGTAAACTGACTGGCGCTCAGCTCGGTAGTATTTATCTATGGGAAAATTCAAACTCTCGCCCTGAGGGATGTCTAGTATTAGCGGCAGAATGGGGATATAAAACAAGTCAAGCACTCACAGAGATTAACCTTGGGGAAGGCATCGTCGGTCAATCAGGACAGCTTCAAGAAGCGATCATTTGGGAAGGCGATCGCCTCAAAGGACAGAATTTAGTTTACCGTACTCCCGTTGGCGATCTCTTGCCACAGAGCATTTCAGCATATCCTCTGATGCTCAGAAGTAGCCTTGTGGGAGTTCTGTTTTTGGGTAGCCTCACTCCCCTTTCAGCCCGTGGACGCAACATTCTGCAATCCATTGGTCGTCGCCTTGCTACCGCCATTAGTAATGCCCAGAGTATTGAAACGATCGCCCGTCAGCGAGAGGAACTAACTACAGTTTTTGAGCAACTTGCTGATGGTGTATTACTTAGCGATCCTGCGGGACGGATTCTCAAAATTAATTCCGCAGGACGTAAAATCCTCAGTTTTAATGCTGTCAATGATGGCGTTCCTGCATCACCTGTGATCGCCAAATCGATGGAGGAAATTGTCAAACAGTTTGACATTAGGCATCAGGATGGCGAACCCGTCGATTTAGCAAATCTAGTGGTATTTCGGGCGATGTCTACAGGCGAAGTGGTGGAAGATCAAGTGGTTTTGCGACCTCCTGAAGGTAACGAAATCATTCTCAGTACAAAGGCTGCACCATTGGTAGGGACTGAATCGGAACTGATTGGCAGTGTGATGATTTTGCGGGATGTCACCGAGCAACGCTATCGCGACAAGGTGATGCAAGAAACTAACAAAATCATGATCGAGCAGCAAAAGCGGATGAGCATTTTGCAACGTCTCACTAACTTGATTAACCAACAGCTACAGGATTTAAATGTTCTCTTAGAATCGGTAGTAGAAGCGACTTGCGACGCGATTATGTGGGCAGAGATTTGTGTAATTGCCCTATACAATCCCAAAGAGAACCGACTAACTTTGTCAGCAGCCAAAGGATTGCCCGATGATTTCCCTCTGCAAGCCTCCTTTGCGCTAGATGCTCAAAATCTGATAGCACAGGTATTTAAAGAGGGAATTCCCGTTGAGATCAAAGCAGGGGAATCGCATTTGATCGAGGATTTACCTGTAAAAAGTGCTTTGTGCGTACCGATTGAGTCAAGTCGTTCTGGGCGTTTAGGGGTTTTGGCGATCGGGCATTGCCGTCTAGAAAGAGCTAGTTCTCGCGAAGACTTAAATCTATTGGCTTCCTTTGGTGTACAGGCTGCGATCGCGATCGGTAATGCTCAGTTAATTAATCAAATCGAAGCACAGAATGCTCAGTTATTAGAAGCAACTCAACTCAAGAGTCAGTTTCTTGCGAATATGAGTCATGAATTGCGAACACCGATGAATGCAATTATTGGCTTCTCACAAGTATTGCTGCGTCAGCGTCGTGACGCTCTTTCCCCAAGTCAAGTTGATATGGTAGAGCGAATTCTGCGTAATGGTAAAAATTTACTAGATTTGATTAATGACATTCTCGACCTATCAAAAATCGAGGCAGGCAAAATGGAGGCGCATCCTGAATTTTTCAATCTAGATGAATTAATTCACCATACCTGTGAGAGTCTGCAACCTTTAGCTGGCAGCAAATCCCTAAATTTTGTATTTGAGAACCACATTGGTACTTGTGCGATTTACCATGACTCAATTCGGATTAAACAAGTAATTACGAACTTAGTTTCCAATGCGATTAAATTTACGGACAGTGGCGAAGTTTGTGTCGAGCTAAAATATGCGGAACCATCTTCACAAACTATTGATTCTCCATCTTCGGAGGTCATAGAAACTAGCAATTCACTAGAAGAAGGTCAAACATCTCCATTCGCTACCTCAAATATTCTTATTTCAGTCCGTGATACAGGTATTGGGATTGAGCCTGAGTTTCAACGTACTATTTTTGAACAATTCCGCCAAGTCGATCAATCTTCTACCCGCAAACATGGTGGTACTGGCTTAGGCTTAGCAATTACAGAACAGCTTGTCCTGCTCATGGGTGGCACAATCTACCTAGAAAGCGTAGTTAATCAAGGCTCTACCTTTACCGTTGAGTTGCCACCACGTTTGCCACAAACTAAAGAGTAACCAAGAGCGCTAAGCGCTCTTTTCACTTACTTTCCTTCTACTTTTTCAGAATATGCACTGGCGGAAAGAGTATCACTAAGTTCACTTTCGTCTTCAATGCTTACCTTGAGCAGCCATGAAGCACCGTAGGGATCGGTAGCAATATTTTCGGGTTCATCAACTAGAGTAGTATTAGCTTCAATAACAGTTCCTGTCACAGGTGAATAGATATCTTCTACAGCTTTCACCGACTCAATTGTGCCGAAGGTTTGTCCTTTCTCCACTTTTGTCCCTGCTTCAGGAAGATCAAGAAAGACAATATCGCCTAACTGATCGATCGCAAAAGCTGTAATCCCCACAGTGGCAATATTATTCTCTAGGCGAATATATTCGTGGGAGTCGGTATATTTTAGGTCTTCAGGATATTCAAACATTTTGCTACTTTTCCTTCTTGGTATTGATTATTGTAAACAAAAGAGAGGGACGCTAAGCGCCCCTCTTTATTAATATTTTCAGGAGAGATGTAGCTTATACCAAGCTAGTGAAGTACAGGGTTGTGTCTCCACCTTTGGCGGTGACACAACCCTCTGTAACTCTCTTGCTTGAACAGCGCTATATGCTAAGCGTCCTCTCAGTTAAATGTCTAGTGACTATTTAGTTTGTTCTATGATCGCTTCAGTTTCGTTAATGGGTTCACGCTTCGAGAATCCCCAAAGAAAAACTGCTCCAATTA from Pseudanabaena sp. Chao 1811 encodes the following:
- a CDS encoding ATP-binding protein, with product MTNANLPRRESLVNRLIFGLTTSTSLLATATLILLLHIQQGTPELEAFTTWLAIVVLSTGLGSGLFVAISIIRSIQPPLTELAEAAEEISLGNLSARSQLNRSDEIGEFAKVFNRMAAQMETKTATLEARDIQFALQSLDRVLVNTTDQYKLIKASLEEICKLTGAQLGSIYLWENSNSRPEGCLVLAAEWGYKTSQALTEINLGEGIVGQSGQLQEAIIWEGDRLKGQNLVYRTPVGDLLPQSISAYPLMLRSSLVGVLFLGSLTPLSARGRNILQSIGRRLATAISNAQSIETIARQREELTTVFEQLADGVLLSDPAGRILKINSAGRKILSFNAVNDGVPASPVIAKSMEEIVKQFDIRHQDGEPVDLANLVVFRAMSTGEVVEDQVVLRPPEGNEIILSTKAAPLVGTESELIGSVMILRDVTEQRYRDKVMQETNKIMIEQQKRMSILQRLTNLINQQLQDLNVLLESVVEATCDAIMWAEICVIALYNPKENRLTLSAAKGLPDDFPLQASFALDAQNLIAQVFKEGIPVEIKAGESHLIEDLPVKSALCVPIESSRSGRLGVLAIGHCRLERASSREDLNLLASFGVQAAIAIGNAQLINQIEAQNAQLLEATQLKSQFLANMSHELRTPMNAIIGFSQVLLRQRRDALSPSQVDMVERILRNGKNLLDLINDILDLSKIEAGKMEAHPEFFNLDELIHHTCESLQPLAGSKSLNFVFENHIGTCAIYHDSIRIKQVITNLVSNAIKFTDSGEVCVELKYAEPSSQTIDSPSSEVIETSNSLEEGQTSPFATSNILISVRDTGIGIEPEFQRTIFEQFRQVDQSSTRKHGGTGLGLAITEQLVLLMGGTIYLESVVNQGSTFTVELPPRLPQTKE
- the gcvH gene encoding glycine cleavage system protein GcvH — protein: MFEYPEDLKYTDSHEYIRLENNIATVGITAFAIDQLGDIVFLDLPEAGTKVEKGQTFGTIESVKAVEDIYSPVTGTVIEANTTLVDEPENIATDPYGASWLLKVSIEDESELSDTLSASAYSEKVEGK